Genomic DNA from Myxococcales bacterium:
GCGCATCGCCGGAGGCCAGCTCGGCGCGGATGGCGATGGTCTCGCCGGCCTGCATAAACGGCGTCGTGGGTTTGCCGTCGTTGATCGTTTCGATCATGCGTTGCTCCGCGAGGCACGAGATGCCGTGCTTGAGATCGGCGTTGGAGATGGTACCGCTGCCGAGGATGGTGCCGGCTGTGTAGTTACGCGTCTTGGCCAGATGCGCGATGAGATCAAAGAACGAAAAATGCATTTCGGGTCCGGCATTGCAGTTGCCGACTTCTTTGCCGTTGTAGACGCAGCGCATGGCGATATGGGCGCGGCCATCTTTCCACGCGGCGCCGAGCTCGTCGGGCGTGATGGCAAACGGGGCAAACGCGGTGGCGGGCTTGCTCTGAAAAAAGCCAAAACCCTTGGCGAGCTCGTCGGGGATGAGGTTGCGCAGCGAGACGTCGTTGCAGATCATGAGCAGGCGAACGTACGGCGCCGCCTGCGCCGCGGTGGTGCCAAACGGCACGTCGCCGAGCACGGCGCAGACTTCGGCTTCAAAATCGAGGCCCCATGCTGGATCGCCGAGACGAATGTCGTCGCGACAGCCGAGCATTTCGCTCGAGCCGCCTTGGTAGACCAGCGGATCGGTTTCGAGCGTCGGCGGTGGCTCGGCCTTGCGCGCCTTGCGGACAAGGCGAACGTGGTTGAGATAGGCCGACCCGTCAATCCACTCGTAGGCGCGCGGCAGCGGCGCGGCAAGCCTGGCCGGATCGACGTCGATCGCAGTCGCGGCGCCGTGCGCGTCAAAGTTGGCGGCGACGTTGCGCAGCGCGGGCTCGGCTTTGTCCCAGGCATCGAGCGCGGCCTGCAAGGTCAGCCACGGTGCCGGCGCAGGGGTCATTTTTTTGCCGTCAGCGCGCACGACGTGCAGCCGACCATCGCGCGTACCATCGCGGAGCGTTGCGAGTTTCATGGCGCCACCGTAGCGCCAAGGCGCCGCGCTTTAGAAGGGGCGCTTGTTACTATTAGGTCATAGTAGTGGGTCCGTGGGCGGCAGCGTCGTCGCGAGGTAGCCCGTCCACGAGGGTGCATCGCTGCGACATGCGGACGCAAGCACCGCGGCAACCCCTAGGTGGCCGCCGACGAGCGTGCGGCCCCACTCGATGTTGTGTGGTGGCGGCAGCGCGGGGGCGGCGTCGGCATACGCTCGGCAGCACCACTCGCACCAGCGAACGGCGGCGGCGCGGAACACCTCGAGGTCGGTGGCGCGGTACAACTGCTGATAGATGTGCATGAGGCCGGCGGCACCATGCGAAATTGTAACGGAGGGCGGCTGAATATAGTCCTCCATCGGTCTGCGCGTGCTACGCACCGCGACGTCGATGGCGCGCGCCTGCCACGCGGGCTCACCCAAGGCGGTGGCCGCGGCATACAAAGCGAGCGCCACCCCGGCGTCGCCGTGCGCCCAGCCGGCGTCGGTCTTAATCCGCGCGCTGGCATCGTGCGGCACCTCCACCCACGAAAGGGCCGCGGTGCCGTCATCGCGAATGCGACCTATGAGCCAGCGCGTCGCTTCGGCCAGCAGGGCCTGCGCTTGGTCGTGCCGCGGCAACTGGGCTAGGCCACTTAGCAAGGCCGCGACGCCGTGGCCAAGCCCGGTCTCCACTGCCGTGCCAAACACCGGGTTTCGCTCCGCCCAGTAAATCGCAAGCGGCGCCTCGCCTGGGGTGGCAAGGCGGCGCAGGAGCGCGCAAATAGCGTCGATGAGTCGCGGCTGCGGCCGCTTGATCGCATAAGCCAGCCAGCCCGCGACGCCATCCCAATGGCCGAGCAGGGGCGGATCGGCCAAATCAACCTCAGCGACGCTTTCGAGCAAGAGTTGATCTAGTCGTTCGAGGCTCGTTGCCACCGACGCCGATGGCGATGGCGCATGCTGCTCGAGATGGGCGAGCAGCCAACCAGCGCCGACGGTGCCGCCAAACAAATCGCCGCTGATTTCGTCGTCGGCAACAAGTTGCGCCGCGCGCGCATGGCCGCGCAAAATGCTCGGTGCTGATGAGATGTCCCCAGCCTCGCGCAAGACTATGGCGAACTCGGGGAGAAAAAGGGTGGGCAGCTCGGGTGCATGCGCCGCCAACTCAGCGACGTGCACACCTATCAGCTCAATGATTGGCTTTACGTCAGTCGTGGACGC
This window encodes:
- a CDS encoding fumarylacetoacetate hydrolase family protein → MKLATLRDGTRDGRLHVVRADGKKMTPAPAPWLTLQAALDAWDKAEPALRNVAANFDAHGAATAIDVDPARLAAPLPRAYEWIDGSAYLNHVRLVRKARKAEPPPTLETDPLVYQGGSSEMLGCRDDIRLGDPAWGLDFEAEVCAVLGDVPFGTTAAQAAPYVRLLMICNDVSLRNLIPDELAKGFGFFQSKPATAFAPFAITPDELGAAWKDGRAHIAMRCVYNGKEVGNCNAGPEMHFSFFDLIAHLAKTRNYTAGTILGSGTISNADLKHGISCLAEQRMIETINDGKPTTPFMQAGETIAIRAELASGDAPWGSIEQTVKPLEQTSRTPVR